TGTTCTGACAAAAGACGAGGGTGGACGTCATACACCTTTCTTCAATAACTACAGACCGCAGTTCTACTTCAGAACAACAGACGTGACAGGCGTTTGTAACCTTCCGGAAGGCACAGAGATGTGTATGCCTGGCGACAACGTAGAGATGACCATCGAGCTGATCCATCCGATCGCTATGGAGCAGGGTCTTACGTTTGCTATCCGTGAGGGTGGTAGAACTGTTGGTTCAGGTAGGGTTGCTACAATCATCGAGTAATTGTAATATATTCAGTAAAATCAAGGCTTTCGGGGATTTCTCCGAAAGCCTTTTTATGTGAAAAGCCACTTTAGAGAACTAAAGTGGCTACATAATGGCTACGATATTTTATTCCTGCGTTGTTTTTCTACCTTATATCTTTCAGATCAGCGGCTCTTTCTGGAGAGGTATGATTTTTCTTCAGCATTTTTGCATATTCAAACAGATCACGTCTGGTTATATCGTCCAGTACATATAAATCTGCAATCAATTCATCTACCATAGGCAGTTCTGTGTAATCAAATTTTTTCAATATGCGGGCGGTACGATCTGATATATAGGCGTTCTTATGGCTGTTAATATTCCACTTTTCATTGTCAGATGGAAGTGCCGGTAAGGTTTCGATATCGTCATAGGGATTATCTTTACAGATAGAACTAATGGGGATATCCAATATATTAGAAATTCTAAGTGCGGTGTCAAAACGGATAGCAGTGTCCCGCTGGATAATCGAATAAAGTGTTGTCGGTGCTATCTTTGCTTTTAACGCAAGCTCTTTTACTGTCATGCCCTTGCTGTCCAAAATATCTTTTAGATTTTGACCATAACCCATGTAATTACATTCCTTTCTGTTAAATGTTTTTTATTTAATTTTTATAAATGTGTTCTTACAATAAACTGGAGGTTTTTGAATTCACTTTTTGTGATTATGTTTCTTTTCAACACTTTTACGCAGTTTTTCAATCTTTTGTTATATTCACTTAATCCTTATAGTAACTTAGCATATGTTCATAAATGTTTCTGGTTTGTTTTTCGTCTCCCCATGATAAAGGGTCATCGGCATAGCATAGAGTCCAAAATGGTTCTATGTCCTGAATATTTCCGGGAAGACTTTCCCATAAGCTATACATTCGATTTGCAAAATATTCAATATCCGAGCAGTTTGCATAAATCGTCTCTAATTTGCTCATTAAAATTCTGCCAAACCGTTCAAGGTCAAGCTTTTTGTAATCAATATGTGTCCTTATATAAATAAAAGCTTTTTTAATGTCTGTTTCCCATTCCAAATAAAGAAAATCATCGTTTTCGGGGTTGTTGAGAAATAATTCATCAAGCCGTTTATTGTAGTCGGTTTCTGTTACTAATTCCTCATAAAGCAAAATAGCATATACTAACAATTCCTCCATGATAATGCCCCCAATTCCTAATCTGTCTTATAAACAGTATTATACCATCGCACAATGTATTATGCAATTCGTAAATATCAAAAAATAATTTTAAAATAGTATTGACAAAATAAACAACAAGTAATAATATTAGATTAATCCTAATACGAAATGCGTAATTAGAGAAAATATAATGCGAAAGGAGAATTGATATGGAAAAGACAAACTATATGATGACTGTTGATGATGTCGCTCAGGAGTTGGGCGTGTCAAAACAGAAAGGGTATCGCATTATCCGTCAGCTTAACGAAGAGTTGGCGGCTGCCGGATATATGACGGTACAGGCAAAAGTACCCCGTACATATTGGAGTGAAAGATTTTACTTCGGCAAAAGAAATATCGGATAAAGAAGGGAGTGATTATAGAATGGCAGTATCCAAAGATACGGAAAAAGGCACATGGACTTCACAGATATGGGTGGAGGACTGGCAGGGTAAGAAAAAGCATAAGAAGAAACGGGGATTTGTGAGTAAAAAAGAAGCCTTGGAATGGGAGCGCAATACGCTTTTGGCATCAAAAACGGATATGAACATGAAGCTGGTGGATTTTGTAGAGGTATATTTCAGGGATAAAGAAGGCGAATTGAAGCAGCGCACGATTCGGAATAAGCGTTATATGATTGAACATCACATTATTCCTCTGTTGGGTAATAAGGCTATGGATGGCATTACACCAGCGGATATTATTCAGTGGCAGAATGAGATCCGATCCAAAGGATTTAAGGAAACCTATCAGCGCATGCTTCAAAATCAGATGACGGCACTATTTACCCACGCCACAAAGATTTACAACTTAAAAGATAATCCTTGCACGAAAGTAAAGCGCATGGGCAGGGCAGATGCAGATAAAAAGCAGTTGCAATTCTGGACGTTAGACGAATTTAATTGTTTTATCGAAACTTTTGATTTGGGGAGTAAGTATCACGTTTTGTTTGATCTGCTGTTTTACAGCGGATGCAGGATTGGTGAAGCCCTAGCGCTCACTGCATCGGACATTAACACGGTAAACAGGAGGATATCTATTACTAAGACATATTTCCGGCATAAGGGAAAAGACGAGATTACGGAACCTAAAACAAGGGAATCTGTGCGGACGGTAATCATTCCTGAATTTCTGGCGGAAGAACTGAAAACATATATGGCGTCTATGTATAAGCTGCCCGCAGATGAAAGGATTTTTGCAGTTGTGCCGGAGGCAGTACAGCATGTGATGAAACGCCATGTGGATAAAGCGGGAGTCAAATATATCCGTGTCCATGACCTAAGACATTCAAGCTGTGCCTATCTCATACATCTTGGTGTTCAGCCTATGATTATTAAGGAACGTCTTGGACATAAAGATATTCGTATCACATTGAATACTTATGGGCATTTATATCCGTCAGAGCAGGAAAAGGTAGCGGATATGCTGGACAAGATGGCAGAAATAAAAGAAAATGCCCCTGCTGGTAACAAGGGCATTTCGGAGTAAGCAAAGAAGAGCCTTACTATACTCAGATTGCAAATTCAGTATAACAAAGGCTCTCTTTGAAGTAAATATCAAATTGCGAAAAGAGGGAAAGGATGGGATATAAAAAGGCATTTCGGTATTCAACGGGAAATCCTATTGTGGATGAAGTTGGAACCATGAATTTTACAGGAAATGTAATTCCTATGGTGTGGTTTAAGACAATCAGATACCCGAATGGTGCGCCACATAATAATGCGATTCATATTTTAGCAGATATCGTATATTGGTATCGACCAAAAGAAGAACGGGATGAGGAAAGCGGACAGTTAATCGGCATGAAAAAGAAATTCCGTGATGATTACTTACAGCGCAGCTATGACCAAATGGCAGAAACTTTTGGATTATCAAAGAAACAGGCGACAGAGGCAGTAAAGGCTCTTGAAAACATGGGTATTATTAAACGCATTTTCAGGACAATCCAAGTAAGAGGGCAGATTTTGAATAATGTTCTGTTTATCAAATTGGTTCCCAAGAGGCTATATGAAGTAACATTTCCAGAAGAGATTGAGGAAAATACCCTCTCCCCGCCAAAGGAGATACCTTTATCCGTAGAAGGAGGGAGGGGCATCCCTGAAAAGAGGGAGGGTACTACTTCAAAGGCGGCAGGTCTCTCCCTGAAAGGGGAGACTAATACAAAGAATACCATAGAGATTACTAATAAAGATTATCTATCCATCAATCAGGGAGAAGCAGACACGGATCAGATGGATGCGATAGAGATTTATACGCAGATTGTGAAAGAAAATATAGATTATGAGATTCTGAAAGCGGATATGAAATATCAGTATGAATTGCTGGACGAGCTGGTAGAAATCATCGTAGATGTGGTGGCAGTCCAAAGAAAAAGTATTCGTATCGGCGGTGCAGAGTATCCGTATGGATTAGTCAAGGGAAAATTTCTAAAGCTGGATTCGGGACATATTCGCTATGTTTTGGACAGCATGGAAAAGACCACAACCCATATAGCGAATATTAAGGCGTATCTACTGACAGCGCTTTATAATGCACCAAACACAATCAGTAATTATTACAGTGCAGAAGTAAATTATTATGAATACGGGAATGGCAGAAACGAAGTATAGTCAGCAATACCGTATTTCGACCGGAAATATCATAAAGACTGGAGGAATGTATTATGCAGGAATTATATTATAACGGGAAATTGATTTTAGGCGTGGATCATGGATATGGCAACATGAAAACGGCACACAGAATTTTTGCCGCCAGCGTTGAAAAAGAGGTGCAGCTGGGAGCGACAGCGTTAGAATACAAAGGAAAAGAATACGGAATTGGCGGCGGTCATAAGGAGTTTCATGTACAGAAAATCCATGACGGGGATTATTGGATATTAACGTTTGCGGCTGTTGCGGAAGAACTCAAATTCAGAGGAAAGAATGAGGCAGTTATCCATTTAGCCGCAGGAGTGCCATTATTCTGGGTAAAGGAGCAGAAAGAAAGTTTTCGGGAATATCTGCTGTGTGAGAAGGATGTACGCTTCAAATATAACGGAGAATCCTATCATGTGGTTATTGCGGATGCTTCCATTCATCCACAGGGATATGCCGCATTTATCAATTATGATGGAGATATCAGAGGGAATACCGTGCTGGCGGATATCGGCAATGGAACGATGAATGTGGCATTTATGCAGAATGGAAAGCCTTTAGCGGGCAAAATCTTTACAGAGCAGTTTGGCGTGTACCAGTGTATGAAAAAGGCAAGAAACGAGGTTATGCGAAACTGCCAGTGCGAGGTTCCGGATCATATTATTGAGGAAGTATTCCTCAAAGGAACTGCTGATATTCCTGAACGGTACATACAGGCGGTTTCAGAAGTGGCAAAGGATTATGTAATGCGGGTATTCAGTAAGCTTCGGGAGTATGGCTATAATCCCGATCTGATGAAGCTGTATGTAATAGGCGGCGGTGGCTGTTTGATAAAGAATTTTGCAGAATATGATGCGGACAGAGTAGTGATTATTCAGGATATCTGTGCAACGGCAAAGGGGTATGAGGTATTGGCATTACAGACCTTGAAACGGACACAGAGCAGAGGAAAGGCATCATGATAAAAAATATCAATATCCGCTTCAATCTCGATAAAGAGGAACATAGGAAAGCATGGGATTATATGCAGACAATGGACAAGTCGGTGGAGAAGACTTATTCAAAAGTCATAATCAAGTCGCTTGTCCGCTACTTTGAAAATGCGAATGCAGAGAATAAAGCGGAGATATCTGAAAACTATTGGGAGCGTTTCAGAAGCGAGATGGAGAATCTGCTACGAGGGCAAACTGCATTGCCTATGGTAGAAATGGAGAAATTGGCAGAAAAAGAGGACAATCATCTGCCAAAAATCAGTGAAGATGTGTTAGATGTACTGGAGGATTTGTTTTGAGGAAAAAATAGCAGAAATAAGAGCAGTTTTAGCAGACGGGGCAATAAGTTGGGGAAATGGCTGATTTTAGGAACTGTACAAATAAATCGGGAAATATGTTTCTGGACTTGTTACTCTCTTTGTTTAAGGTTTTTGGTAGAATATCAAGCACTGGATTCGGATATCCAAATGACGATTTTGCACCGTTTACACGTTTGCAAAATGGATATCCAATCCGCTTGTAGGGGAAAATCCCCTAACCCCTTTGAAATGCATATAGAACAGAGTGTAGAGCAAGAAAACAGTAACATCAATATTTTAGACAATCTATGAAACAATGGAGGTTGAGAATGGAAAAACGAAATCGAAAAAATCAGCTTATTTTACGCCTGAGTGATGATGAGAAGTATATTTTAGATGCCAAATGTAAAAATGCAGAATACAAGAATAGAAATGATTATCTTCGGCATTTGATCTTGTACGGATATACTTATTTTGTAGATTACTCGGAACTGCATGACTACAATGTCAATCTAAGCAGAATCAGCAAAAGCCTGAATCAGATAGCGACAAGGATAAGTTCTACGGGTAACACTTATCAGGATGATATTGAAGAAGTTAAGGAGCTGATGAAACAGGTATGGTGTACACACGAATCCATGCTGTCAAAGCAACCGTACAGAAAGCATTAAAATATATCTGCAATCCGGAGAAAACTGACGGACAGATTTTGATAGATTCATTTGCCTGCGGAATAGAGACAGCGCATTATGATTTTATGGATGCGTTGTCAAAATCTTCTGGCGTTGGGAATAAGCAGGCATTCCACCTGATTCAGTCATTTGCGCCGGGAGAAGTGGATTTTGATACGGCTCATCAGGTGGGAATAGAGCTTGCGGACAAGCTGTTAGAAAATAAATACAGTTATGTCATTGCAACGCATATCGACAAGGAACACTGTCATAATCATATCATTTTCTGTGCGGTTGATAATGTGGAACATAAAAAATACAATGACTGTAAGCGCACATACAGGCAGATACGGAATTTGTCAGACGAACTGTGCAGGGAACATGGATTGTCGGTCATTATTCCATCAGGACAAAAAGGAAAGACACATTATGAGTGGCAGATGGCAAA
The sequence above is a segment of the Lachnospiraceae bacterium JLR.KK008 genome. Coding sequences within it:
- a CDS encoding helix-turn-helix transcriptional regulator, with the translated sequence MGYGQNLKDILDSKGMTVKELALKAKIAPTTLYSIIQRDTAIRFDTALRISNILDIPISSICKDNPYDDIETLPALPSDNEKWNINSHKNAYISDRTARILKKFDYTELPMVDELIADLYVLDDITRRDLFEYAKMLKKNHTSPERAADLKDIR
- a CDS encoding DNA-binding protein; amino-acid sequence: MEKTNYMMTVDDVAQELGVSKQKGYRIIRQLNEELAAAGYMTVQAKVPRTYWSERFYFGKRNIG
- a CDS encoding site-specific integrase translates to MAVSKDTEKGTWTSQIWVEDWQGKKKHKKKRGFVSKKEALEWERNTLLASKTDMNMKLVDFVEVYFRDKEGELKQRTIRNKRYMIEHHIIPLLGNKAMDGITPADIIQWQNEIRSKGFKETYQRMLQNQMTALFTHATKIYNLKDNPCTKVKRMGRADADKKQLQFWTLDEFNCFIETFDLGSKYHVLFDLLFYSGCRIGEALALTASDINTVNRRISITKTYFRHKGKDEITEPKTRESVRTVIIPEFLAEELKTYMASMYKLPADERIFAVVPEAVQHVMKRHVDKAGVKYIRVHDLRHSSCAYLIHLGVQPMIIKERLGHKDIRITLNTYGHLYPSEQEKVADMLDKMAEIKENAPAGNKGISE
- a CDS encoding DUF6017 domain-containing protein, which gives rise to MGYKKAFRYSTGNPIVDEVGTMNFTGNVIPMVWFKTIRYPNGAPHNNAIHILADIVYWYRPKEERDEESGQLIGMKKKFRDDYLQRSYDQMAETFGLSKKQATEAVKALENMGIIKRIFRTIQVRGQILNNVLFIKLVPKRLYEVTFPEEIEENTLSPPKEIPLSVEGGRGIPEKREGTTSKAAGLSLKGETNTKNTIEITNKDYLSINQGEADTDQMDAIEIYTQIVKENIDYEILKADMKYQYELLDELVEIIVDVVAVQRKSIRIGGAEYPYGLVKGKFLKLDSGHIRYVLDSMEKTTTHIANIKAYLLTALYNAPNTISNYYSAEVNYYEYGNGRNEV
- a CDS encoding ParM/StbA family protein; the encoded protein is MQELYYNGKLILGVDHGYGNMKTAHRIFAASVEKEVQLGATALEYKGKEYGIGGGHKEFHVQKIHDGDYWILTFAAVAEELKFRGKNEAVIHLAAGVPLFWVKEQKESFREYLLCEKDVRFKYNGESYHVVIADASIHPQGYAAFINYDGDIRGNTVLADIGNGTMNVAFMQNGKPLAGKIFTEQFGVYQCMKKARNEVMRNCQCEVPDHIIEEVFLKGTADIPERYIQAVSEVAKDYVMRVFSKLREYGYNPDLMKLYVIGGGGCLIKNFAEYDADRVVIIQDICATAKGYEVLALQTLKRTQSRGKAS
- a CDS encoding plasmid mobilization relaxosome protein MobC, translated to MEKRNRKNQLILRLSDDEKYILDAKCKNAEYKNRNDYLRHLILYGYTYFVDYSELHDYNVNLSRISKSLNQIATRISSTGNTYQDDIEEVKELMKQVWCTHESMLSKQPYRKH